One part of the Magallana gigas chromosome 5, xbMagGiga1.1, whole genome shotgun sequence genome encodes these proteins:
- the LOC117685834 gene encoding nuclear apoptosis-inducing factor 1: MECKKRKPNWSTEEVEALVQAVTENIKIIKGKFTPSLTNEVKNRCWADITAHVNSANCSNISRDVSDVKKKWQDLSSQTKKREAERRRRVGGTGGGPSIEDDLKSWEQKIVGTISRSAVEGVPGGVDTSEVSQSLVLLENEAVNVLEATPASTCCQLKPSLPESACSDEQEVQLETVIFANPSSEVNSLDEHSSRKLQNKMKRTRPYCNGDKESDNIRREFLDGEKEKNRSLEVYRKKKIALYEKMVQQQSEMLELQKRSTAALEIIAYKSAHSLQPSSPFSVSPVINFNS; this comes from the exons ATGGAATGCAAAAAGCGAAAACCAAACTGGTCTACTGAAGAAGTAGAAGCTCTTGTCCAGGCCGTGAcggaaaacataaaaattatcaaaggaAAATTCACGCCTTCGTTGACAAATGAGGTGAAGAATCGTTGTTGGGCAGATATAACCGCACA TGTCAATTCAGCAAACTGCTCTAACATCAGTAGGGATGTTAGTGATGTGAAAAAGAAATGGCAGGATTTGAGTAGCCAAACAAAAAAGAGAGAGGCAGAGAGAAGGAGAAGAGTTGGTGGGACAGGAGGAGGTCCCAGTATTGAGGATGATTTAAAATCATGGGAACAGAAg ATTGTTGGAACAATTTCTAGATCAGCAGTAGAGGGGGTGCCTGGAGGGGTGGATACCTCTGAAGTTTCTCAGAGTCTTGTACTTTTGGAGAATG AAGCAGTAAATGTGTTGGAGGCAACTCCTGCCTCAACCTGCTGTCAACTTAAACCCTCTTTACCAG AGAGTGCTTGCTCTGATGAACAGGAAGTGCAGTTGGAGACAG TTATTTTTGCTAACCCTTCATCAGAGGTAAACTCTCTGGATGAACACTCTTCAAGAAAACTGCAGAACAAGATGAAAAGGACAAGACCATACT GTAATGGTGATAAGGAATCTGATAATATCAGAAGAGAATTCCTTGATGGGGAAAAAGAGAAGAACAGGTCTCTGGAAGTGTATAGAAAGAAGAAGATTGCTCTATATGAGAAGATGGTACAGCAGCAGAGTGAGATGCTCGAGCTACAGAAGAGGAGTACAGCAGCTTTAGAGATCATTGCATACAAATCTGCACACTCATTGCAGCCTTCATCTCCATTTTCAGTTTCTCCTGtgataaattttaattcatag
- the LOC117692777 gene encoding putative nuclease HARBI1 produces the protein MSGDDEPHFICRKGFPSINVQGVVDADLRFTNAVVKWPGSTHDSFILTNSSVPQLMETLNGPWILGDSGYPLKKWLLTPFNEPSGTKEENYNQAHCSTRNTVERAFGILKCRFRCLHKTGGSLQFTAPKCIKMIECCLRLHNMAINRRLPLEAADDPIQILHNNTVYRGNGNDGFRVRQTIAQRF, from the exons ATGTCAGGAGATGATGAACCCCACTTCATCTGCCGAAAGGGTTTTCCCTCCATCAATGTTCAGGGAGTTGTGGATGCTGACCTtcg TTTTACCAATGCTGTTGTGAAGTGGCCTGGATCAACTCATGATTCCTTTATATTGACCAATTCCTCTGTACCTCAACTGATGGAAACTTTGAATGGACCCTGGATTTTGGGAGATTCAGGATATCCCCTAAAAAAATGGTTGTTAACTCCTTTCAATGAACCAAGCGGCACCAAAGAAGAGAACTACAATCAAGCCCACTGCTCAACCAGAAACACAGTGGAAAGGGCTTTTGGGATTCTTAAGTGcagattcag atGCTTGCATAAAACTGGAGGAAGTCTTCAGTTCACTGCCCCTAAATGCATCAAAATGATTGAATGCTGCCTAAGACTGCACAATATGGCAATTAATAGACGACTCCCTCTTGAAGCTGCAGATGATCCCATACAGATTCTGCACAACAACACTGTATATAGAGGAAATGGCAATGATGGTTTCAGGGTGAGACAGACCATTGCTCAGaggttttaa